A genome region from Haloactinospora alba includes the following:
- a CDS encoding TetR/AcrR family transcriptional regulator: MGKTGGDGPEIRNELPVLGHGGTERADAARNRRKILDAASRILDTAGPDGLLMEEVAAAAGVGVGTLYRRFGDRAGLTYALLDAEERTLQESILHGPPPLGPGAEPMPRLRSFLRELLWRVVRQRALLVSAESNSARARFTAGAYGVHHAHVAGLLREARPDLDSHYMADALLAPLTATLITHQLDACSMSVERIEAGLDTLVDSLEATAPAPRT, from the coding sequence GTGGGAAAGACCGGAGGGGACGGACCCGAGATCCGAAACGAACTGCCCGTGCTCGGCCACGGAGGAACGGAACGGGCGGACGCCGCGCGCAACCGGCGCAAGATCCTGGACGCGGCCTCGCGCATCCTGGACACCGCCGGTCCGGACGGTCTGCTGATGGAGGAGGTCGCCGCCGCCGCCGGCGTCGGCGTGGGTACGCTCTACCGGCGCTTCGGTGACCGGGCCGGACTGACGTACGCACTCCTGGACGCGGAGGAGCGGACGCTGCAGGAGTCGATCCTGCACGGCCCGCCCCCGCTCGGACCGGGGGCCGAACCGATGCCCCGGTTGCGCAGTTTCCTGCGGGAGCTGCTTTGGCGGGTCGTGCGCCAACGCGCCCTGCTGGTGAGCGCGGAGAGCAACAGCGCCCGGGCGCGTTTCACCGCGGGCGCCTACGGCGTGCACCACGCCCACGTGGCCGGCCTGCTCCGGGAGGCCCGCCCGGACCTGGACAGCCACTACATGGCCGACGCCCTGCTCGCCCCGCTCACGGCGACGCTCATCACGCACCAGCTCGACGCCTGCTCGATGAGCGTCGAACGGATCGAGGCCGGACTGGACACGCTCGTGGACTCCCTCGAGGCCACCGCTCCCGCACCCCGTACCTAG
- a CDS encoding styrene monooxygenase/indole monooxygenase family protein, producing MPDIGIIGSGIAGLHLGLFLRQHDIPVTIYSDRTPEDIGASRLPNSVAHHRSTLERERALGVEHWDPQEYGYFANHHHVNGPTPLEFRGDLRGPARALDYRIYLPRLIADFQERGGTFDIRAVKPETIVSLSEQHDLIVVAAGKGEIAGMFPRRADRSPYETPQRRLCVGLYHGVSYPDPKGMSLSVSPGHGELLELPLHSFEGPVTALLFEGIPGGDLEQVSGMDQASDPTGFEKTVLEKLESHFPQVRERADAARFHLTRPEDLLQGGLTPVVREDYTRLPNGRFALALGDMHTVLDPLVGQGANSASYSAWVTGETILEELTLDERFCQKVARRRADRTLSAAAFSNFMLRREAAPHLIELFSAMDGDPELAEEFVDHFNRPERIWDILSTPQRTRAYLAGQEWRQ from the coding sequence ATGCCCGACATCGGGATCATCGGAAGCGGAATCGCCGGACTCCACCTCGGCCTCTTCCTCCGACAGCACGACATCCCCGTCACGATCTACAGCGACCGGACTCCCGAGGACATCGGCGCCTCCCGGCTGCCGAACAGCGTCGCCCACCACCGTTCGACCCTCGAACGGGAACGGGCTCTGGGAGTCGAGCACTGGGACCCGCAGGAGTACGGGTACTTCGCCAACCACCACCACGTGAACGGACCGACCCCGCTGGAGTTCCGCGGCGACCTCCGCGGTCCCGCCCGTGCCCTCGACTACCGGATCTACCTCCCCCGGCTGATCGCGGACTTCCAGGAACGCGGCGGCACGTTCGACATCCGGGCGGTGAAACCGGAGACCATCGTCTCGCTCTCCGAACAGCACGACCTCATCGTCGTAGCGGCGGGCAAGGGCGAGATCGCCGGCATGTTCCCCAGGCGGGCCGACAGGAGCCCCTACGAGACGCCGCAGCGCCGCCTGTGCGTGGGGCTGTACCACGGGGTCTCCTACCCGGACCCGAAGGGCATGTCGTTGAGCGTCTCCCCCGGCCACGGGGAGCTGCTCGAACTTCCGTTGCACTCCTTCGAGGGCCCCGTGACCGCCCTGCTGTTCGAGGGGATACCCGGGGGCGACCTGGAACAGGTGTCCGGGATGGATCAGGCCTCGGACCCGACCGGGTTCGAGAAGACCGTCCTGGAGAAACTGGAGTCCCACTTCCCCCAGGTCCGGGAACGGGCCGACGCGGCGCGGTTCCACCTCACCCGGCCGGAGGACCTCCTGCAGGGGGGACTCACCCCCGTCGTGCGCGAGGACTACACCCGCCTGCCCAACGGCCGCTTCGCCCTGGCCCTGGGCGACATGCACACGGTCCTCGACCCGCTGGTCGGCCAGGGCGCCAACTCGGCGTCCTACTCGGCCTGGGTGACGGGCGAGACGATCCTCGAGGAACTCACGCTCGACGAGCGGTTCTGCCAGAAGGTCGCGCGCCGCCGCGCCGACCGCACCCTCTCCGCCGCGGCGTTCAGCAACTTCATGCTCCGGCGCGAGGCCGCACCGCACCTGATCGAGCTGTTCTCGGCCATGGACGGGGACCCCGAGCTGGCGGAGGAGTTCGTCGACCACTTCAACCGGCCGGAACGGATCTGGGACATCCTGTCCACCCCCCAGCGGACCCGGGCCTACCTCGCCGGCCAGGAGTGGAGGCAGTGA
- a CDS encoding flavin reductase family protein, with amino-acid sequence MAPATGHTASPDIDTRLFRRTMGRFASGVTVVATHGAEGVHAMTANGFLSVSLDPPLVLVSLGRRTRMAATLDESGHYGVSVLAEHQEAYSRLFAGQPTVDVRPEFTEADGIPLLGGALAHVGCRIAERVEAGDHVLYLGRVEYLDSGEGDPLVFYTGGYRVLHATASDEIFTH; translated from the coding sequence ATGGCACCCGCCACCGGGCACACGGCGAGCCCCGACATCGACACGCGGCTCTTCCGGCGGACGATGGGGCGCTTCGCCAGCGGCGTCACCGTCGTGGCCACCCACGGCGCGGAGGGGGTGCACGCGATGACGGCGAACGGTTTCCTGTCCGTGTCGCTGGATCCGCCGCTCGTCCTGGTCTCGCTGGGGCGCCGCACCCGCATGGCCGCCACGCTGGACGAGTCGGGCCACTACGGGGTCAGCGTCCTCGCGGAACACCAGGAGGCCTACTCCCGCCTCTTCGCGGGACAGCCCACCGTCGACGTGCGGCCGGAGTTCACCGAGGCCGACGGCATCCCCCTGCTCGGCGGGGCTCTCGCGCACGTCGGATGCCGCATCGCGGAACGGGTGGAGGCCGGTGACCACGTCCTGTACCTCGGCCGGGTCGAGTACCTCGACTCCGGGGAGGGCGACCCCCTCGTCTTCTACACGGGGGGCTACCGGGTCCTGCACGCGACCGCCAGCGACGAGATATTCACCCACTGA